TCTGGCTCGACACCACGGACGGCAAGGTGCTTGCAAAAACCGGCGACCCCGAACGCGGCGATATCGTTGTGTTCAAGTTCCCGGAAGACGAGACCAAGGATTTCATCAAGCGTGTCATTGCTCTGCCTGGTGAGACTATCGAGATCCGTAACAAGGTAGTGTATATTAACGGTCAGCCCATTGATGAGCCGTATGTCCAGCATACCAAGTTCACCCGCGACCCCATTCGTGACGATTTTGGGCCGTTCATTGTGCCGCAAGACGAGTTTTTCGTCATGGGTGACAATCGTGAAGGTTCGTATGACTCTCGCTGGTGGGGTCCGGTCAAGCGCCAGAAGATCGTGGGCAAGGCCCTGGTCATCTACTGGTCCTGG
The genomic region above belongs to uncultured Pseudodesulfovibrio sp. and contains:
- the lepB gene encoding signal peptidase I, whose translation is MTQSSLKSFRDSIEAIVVALLLAFVIRAFIVQAFKIPSGSMLETLQIGDHLLVTKFAYDVRLPSNIWLDTTDGKVLAKTGDPERGDIVVFKFPEDETKDFIKRVIALPGETIEIRNKVVYINGQPIDEPYVQHTKFTRDPIRDDFGPFIVPQDEFFVMGDNREGSYDSRWWGPVKRQKIVGKALVIYWSWGSLTDIRFNRIGTMFN